Sequence from the Syntrophorhabdus sp. genome:
AGTTTCTTGTATTCCCCGTAGCCCTCTTCCTTGAGATCGTCTTTCGGGACAAACCTCAGGGCGGCCGAGTTCATACAGTACCTGAGGCCCGTTGGTGCCGGCCCATCCGTGAACACGTGGCCGAGATGGGAATCACCATGCTTGCTCCGCACCTCGGTCCGGGTCCCGAGGATCCCCCGGTCTTCCCGGGTAACGATATTGTCCGGATCCAGTGGTTTTGTAAAGCTGGGCCAGCCGGTTCCGGAATCATACTTGTCGAGTGAGCTGAACAGCGGCTCTCCCGACACGATGTCGACATATATGCCCTCCGCCTTGTTGGCGTTGTATTCGTTCCGGAAGGCCGGTTCCGTCCCCTCTCTCTGCGTCACCTCATATTGAAGGGGAGTAAGCTGTTTCTTCAGGACCTCATCACCGGGTTTCTTGAAATTCCTCCAGTCGACGGGTTGCCGCTGTCCGGACCTCTCGCC
This genomic interval carries:
- the msrB gene encoding peptide-methionine (R)-S-oxide reductase MsrB, which produces MKILSSIVIAVILFIPYGCQNPGVGELQKEAIVKDAAGERYQGERSGQRQPVDWRNFKKPGDEVLKKQLTPLQYEVTQREGTEPAFRNEYNANKAEGIYVDIVSGEPLFSSLDKYDSGTGWPSFTKPLDPDNIVTREDRGILGTRTEVRSKHGDSHLGHVFTDGPAPTGLRYCMNSAALRFVPKDDLKEEGYGEYKKLFEKQ